The Novosphingobium kaempferiae genome includes a window with the following:
- a CDS encoding NAD(P)/FAD-dependent oxidoreductase — protein sequence MTILASDARDEDPPLDCLIIGGGPAGLTAAIYLARFRLSIRIVDAGGSRASLIPLTHNHAGFPGGITGPDLLARMRAQAGEFGVNVVSGAIESLARAKAGFMAKSGSRRWRARSVLLATGVVNNRPPMALDIHDIALRRGLLRYCPICDGYEVTDKRIAVIGTQTHGHNEALFLRMYSRDVTLVSPAGDHALSDIERQRLVDARVVLKDGPCEPLVIEGDQIIVPVPGGKARFDTVYPALGSAIRSELATTLGAKATDEGCLVVDRHQRTTIAGLYAAGDVTKGLDQISHAMGEAGVAATTIRNDLATIAPLLR from the coding sequence ATGACGATCTTAGCTTCAGACGCGAGGGACGAGGACCCACCGCTCGACTGCTTGATCATCGGCGGGGGGCCTGCCGGGCTGACGGCGGCCATCTATCTCGCACGGTTTCGACTTTCGATCCGGATCGTGGATGCAGGCGGAAGCCGAGCGTCGCTCATACCCCTGACCCACAATCATGCCGGATTTCCCGGTGGCATCACGGGGCCCGATCTGCTCGCGCGGATGCGCGCGCAAGCTGGAGAGTTCGGGGTCAACGTCGTGTCGGGGGCCATCGAGTCTCTTGCACGGGCGAAAGCAGGGTTCATGGCGAAGAGCGGTTCGCGGAGATGGCGTGCGCGTTCGGTCTTGCTGGCGACGGGCGTCGTCAACAACCGTCCGCCAATGGCGCTGGACATTCATGACATCGCCCTGCGGCGGGGACTGTTGCGCTATTGCCCTATCTGCGACGGCTATGAGGTAACGGACAAGCGCATCGCTGTCATAGGCACACAGACCCACGGCCATAACGAAGCCCTGTTTTTGCGAATGTATTCGCGCGACGTCACGCTCGTCTCTCCGGCGGGTGATCATGCGCTCAGCGACATCGAACGGCAAAGACTGGTCGATGCCCGAGTGGTGCTCAAGGACGGACCTTGCGAACCTCTGGTCATCGAGGGCGACCAGATTATTGTGCCTGTCCCTGGCGGAAAGGCGCGGTTCGATACCGTTTATCCCGCGCTCGGGTCCGCGATCCGATCCGAGCTTGCTACCACCCTTGGGGCGAAGGCCACGGACGAGGGATGCCTTGTCGTCGACCGGCATCAACGCACCACGATCGCCGGCCTCTACGCAGCGGGCGACGTCACCAAAGGGCTCGATCAGATCAGCCATGCGATGGGGGAGGCTGGCGTCGCAG